In one window of Mytilus trossulus isolate FHL-02 chromosome 7, PNRI_Mtr1.1.1.hap1, whole genome shotgun sequence DNA:
- the LOC134726346 gene encoding S-antigen protein-like, which yields MINGFIQSSRDIKIALIKTKHFDDDDDDGNDEDDEVDDGDDGDKDDGDIGGKDDGDVGDKDDGDIGDKDDGGVVDKDDGDVGDKDDGDVGDKDDGDNGDKDDGDVGDKDDGDNGDKDDGDIGDKDDGDVGDKDDGDVGDKDDDDGYIDVEDEEDYDDIYYKIISYHFCINLKKFSLFTKETYFKMQI from the coding sequence GTTTATCCAATCTAGCCGAGATATTAAAATTGcacttataaaaacaaaacattttgatgatgatgatgatgatggtaACGACGAAGATGATGAGGTTGATGATGGTGACGACGGTGACAAAGATGATGGTGACATCGGTGGCAAAGATGATGGTGACGTCGGTGACAAAGATGATGGTGACATCGGTGACAAAGATGATGGTGGCGTCGTTGACAAAGATGATGGTGACGTCGGTGACAAAGATGATGGTGACGTCGGTGACAAAGATGATGGTGACAACGGTGACAAAGATGATGGTGACGTCGGTGACAAAGATGATGGTGACAACGGTGACAAAGATGATGGTGACATCGGTGACAAAGATGATGGTGACGTCGGTGACAAAGATGATGGTGACGTCGGTGACAAAGATGATGATGATGGTTACATTGATGTCGAAGATGAAGAAGATTACGACGACATCTATTATAAGATTATCTCATATcacttttgtataaatttaaagaagtTTTCACTTTTCacaaaagaaacatattttaaaatgcaaatatag